From the Pomacea canaliculata isolate SZHN2017 linkage group LG14, ASM307304v1, whole genome shotgun sequence genome, one window contains:
- the LOC112555895 gene encoding tetraketide alpha-pyrone reductase 1-like isoform X1: MATTERVLVTGASGYIAGHVIKLLQEEGYSVRGTVRSLKNEAKIKHLHNLCPGAKHPLELVEADLDVESSWQPAVKDMTYVVHVASPFPLELSVNEDELIRQAREGTLAVLRACANEGSVKRVVLTSSVAAVDYSPQSNVIPLTEENWSDVTKVDAYSKSKTLAEKAAWVFVKDLPEQKKFELVVINPAFVQGPVLHGSSCTSIVPIKRMLERQMPMLPALNFNIVDVRDVALAHVRAMTLPEAAGNRFICSNVNLWFSQMALLLDAVFRPQGYNVPTCTAPKLILRVASLFDKSLRSLLPQVGVVHTFDNSKMRQVLKVEPRDVRDTIIEMAHSLIQGGFVKTTPGYRGPGGPEERQLYMAVKL; this comes from the exons ATGGCCACTACAG AGCGGGTGTTGGTGACGGGAGCATCTGGGTACATTgcgggtcacgtgatcaagctgCTACAAGAAGAGGGCTACAGTGTGCGCGGCACGGTGCGCAGTCTCAAAAACGAGGCCAAGATCAAACACCTGCACAACCTGTGTCCTGGGGCCAAACATCCGCTGGAACTCGTGGAGGCCGATCTTGATGTGGAATCGTCATGGCAACC GGCCGTGAAGGACATGACGTACGTTGTTCACGTGGCCAGCCCCTTTCCCCTGGAACTCTCAGTGAACGAGGACGAGCTGATCAGGCAGGCCAGAGAGGGAACTCTCGCTGTCCTTCGCGCATGCGCCAATGAGGGGAGCGTGAAGCGAGTGGTGCTCACTAGCTCGGTGGCTGCTGTGGACT ACAGCCCGCAGTCAAACGTGATTCCACTGACGGAAGAGAACTGGAGTGATGTCACCAAAGTGGATGCCTACTCCAAGAGTAAGACTTTAGCGGAGAAAGCAGCCTGGGTCTTTGTCAAAGACCTCCCAG aacaaaagaaatttgAACTGGTTGTGATCAATCCTGCCTTCGTTCAAGGCCCGGTACTCCACGGTTCATCGTGTACAAGTATAGTG CCGATTAAGCGAATGCTGGAGAGACAGATGCCCATGTTGCCCGCACTCAACTTCAACATTGTTGACGTCAGAGACGTGGCTCTTGCGCATGTGCGAGCGATGACGTTACCGGAAGCTGCCG GTAATCGTTTCATCTGCAGCAACGTCAACCTGTGGTTCAGCCAGATGGCGCTTCTCCTCGACGCCGTCTTCAGACCTCAAG GTTACAACGTGCCCACTTGCACGGCCCCGAAGCTGATTCTGCGCGTGGCCAGTCTGTTcgacaagtctttgaggtcgtTGTTACCGCAGGTTGGCGTCGTTCACACCTTCGACAATTCAAAG ATGCGCCAGGTGTTGAAAGTGGAGCCACGTGATGTGAGGGACACCATCATCGAGATGGCCCACTCACTGATACAGGGCGGCTTTGTCAAGACCACGCCCGGCTACCGCGGACCCGGCGGGCCGGAGGAACGTCAGCTGTACATGGCAGTGAAGCTATAG
- the LOC112555895 gene encoding tetraketide alpha-pyrone reductase 1-like isoform X2, which produces MERVLVTGASGYIAGHVIKLLQEEGYSVRGTVRSLKNEAKIKHLHNLCPGAKHPLELVEADLDVESSWQPAVKDMTYVVHVASPFPLELSVNEDELIRQAREGTLAVLRACANEGSVKRVVLTSSVAAVDYSPQSNVIPLTEENWSDVTKVDAYSKSKTLAEKAAWVFVKDLPEQKKFELVVINPAFVQGPVLHGSSCTSIVPIKRMLERQMPMLPALNFNIVDVRDVALAHVRAMTLPEAAGNRFICSNVNLWFSQMALLLDAVFRPQGYNVPTCTAPKLILRVASLFDKSLRSLLPQVGVVHTFDNSKMRQVLKVEPRDVRDTIIEMAHSLIQGGFVKTTPGYRGPGGPEERQLYMAVKL; this is translated from the exons ATGG AGCGGGTGTTGGTGACGGGAGCATCTGGGTACATTgcgggtcacgtgatcaagctgCTACAAGAAGAGGGCTACAGTGTGCGCGGCACGGTGCGCAGTCTCAAAAACGAGGCCAAGATCAAACACCTGCACAACCTGTGTCCTGGGGCCAAACATCCGCTGGAACTCGTGGAGGCCGATCTTGATGTGGAATCGTCATGGCAACC GGCCGTGAAGGACATGACGTACGTTGTTCACGTGGCCAGCCCCTTTCCCCTGGAACTCTCAGTGAACGAGGACGAGCTGATCAGGCAGGCCAGAGAGGGAACTCTCGCTGTCCTTCGCGCATGCGCCAATGAGGGGAGCGTGAAGCGAGTGGTGCTCACTAGCTCGGTGGCTGCTGTGGACT ACAGCCCGCAGTCAAACGTGATTCCACTGACGGAAGAGAACTGGAGTGATGTCACCAAAGTGGATGCCTACTCCAAGAGTAAGACTTTAGCGGAGAAAGCAGCCTGGGTCTTTGTCAAAGACCTCCCAG aacaaaagaaatttgAACTGGTTGTGATCAATCCTGCCTTCGTTCAAGGCCCGGTACTCCACGGTTCATCGTGTACAAGTATAGTG CCGATTAAGCGAATGCTGGAGAGACAGATGCCCATGTTGCCCGCACTCAACTTCAACATTGTTGACGTCAGAGACGTGGCTCTTGCGCATGTGCGAGCGATGACGTTACCGGAAGCTGCCG GTAATCGTTTCATCTGCAGCAACGTCAACCTGTGGTTCAGCCAGATGGCGCTTCTCCTCGACGCCGTCTTCAGACCTCAAG GTTACAACGTGCCCACTTGCACGGCCCCGAAGCTGATTCTGCGCGTGGCCAGTCTGTTcgacaagtctttgaggtcgtTGTTACCGCAGGTTGGCGTCGTTCACACCTTCGACAATTCAAAG ATGCGCCAGGTGTTGAAAGTGGAGCCACGTGATGTGAGGGACACCATCATCGAGATGGCCCACTCACTGATACAGGGCGGCTTTGTCAAGACCACGCCCGGCTACCGCGGACCCGGCGGGCCGGAGGAACGTCAGCTGTACATGGCAGTGAAGCTATAG
- the LOC112555576 gene encoding C-C chemokine receptor type 1-like yields the protein MPFNGTYIEYVIAVVNNSSVGDTQSLPSIDTGRLIWKVGSPLIIIFGTFGNIMVFLVLNDRNVTHPSMAVYLRVLAVSDLIAILDNIMFRWIRFQFGFDVWVVHEAICKLSTWTYYSCSTMSTWTLVVMVTQRAVAVVWPHKVSSSSCKYSLSCTIALLLVFSMTINSHFLYFSTIINMKFENVTVTRSCNENYDDEVTTTVFKVWFWINTLTSSCLPFAILLIDDVILIRRVVTATREARDRLAVGSTQQVKVREKKAVSMTVTLIVTSLTFFFLTFPYCAFTVTQMLLIDSVFADKSLFEMVTLIWSVCTLVWCCNNAVNFYLYCWTGTRFRTRAKQLLCCYKMERTVGSCETVAATGKHFKKTASGDAFEDF from the coding sequence ATGCCATTCAACGGCACCTACATCGAATACGTCATCGCTGTCGTCAACAACAGCAGTGTGGGAGACACTCAGTCCCTGCCCAGTATAGACACAGGGAGGCTTATATGGAAAGTCGGCAGTCccttaattataatttttggcACGTTTGGTAACATCATggtctttcttgttcttaatgATAGAAACGTCACCCACCCCAGCATGGCCGTGTACCTCCGGGTGCTGGCTGTCTCCGATCTCATCGCCATCCTTGACAACATCATGTTCAGGTGGATTCGGTTTCAGTTCGGATTCGATGTGTGGGTTGTCCACGAGGCGATTTGTAAGCTAAGTACTTGGACTTATTATAGCTGTAGTACAATGTCCACGTGGACATTGGTCGTCATGGTAACACAGCGGGCAGTAGCTGTAGTTTGGCCTCATAAGGTCAGTAGTTCTAGTTGTAAGTACTCGCTGTCGTGTACTATCGCCCTGCTGCTTGTATTCTCCATGACCATCAACTCACATTTTCTCTACTTTTCTACGATTATTAAtatgaaatttgaaaatgttacCGTGACGAGGTCGTGCAATGAGAATTACGACGATGAGGTGACGACCACTGTCTTCAAAGTGTGGTTTTGGATCAACACTCTGACATCATCCTGTCTTCCTTTCGCCATCCTTCTCATCGATGATGTCATCTTGATCAGACGAGTCGTCACGGCAACACGAGAAGCTCGCGATCGCCTGGCTGTCGGCAGCACGCAGCAGGTTAAAGTTCGCGAAAAGAAAGCGGTTTCCATGACAGTGACTTTGATTGTTACCTCCCTAaccttcttctttctcactttccCGTATTGCGCGTTTACAGTGACACAGATGCTCCTGATCGACAGCGTCTTCGCAGATAAAAGCTTGTTTGAGATGGTGACTCTAATCTGGAGTGTGTGTACGCTCGTGTGGTGCTGCAACAACGCCGTCAACTTCTACCTGTACTGCTGGACGGGAACGAGGTTTCGAACGAGGGCGAAGCAGCTTCTGTGTTGCTACAAAATGGAGCGAACTGTTGGAAGCTGCGAAACAGTTGCAGCGACAGGCAAGCACTTCAAGAAGACAGCAAGTGGAGATGCTTTTGAAGATTTCTAA